One window of the Lytechinus variegatus isolate NC3 chromosome 3, Lvar_3.0, whole genome shotgun sequence genome contains the following:
- the LOC121411694 gene encoding uncharacterized protein C1orf194 homolog: MNNIEMSNRNPHPFPTLENDTNFFGPNTTQKMPYGEPTHIAQTKDPWMRLNSTCTLASSRREVYHHDPQAPRDSLDFILKANYDHHGELLKSRSETLMQPETIGTNHGRILKNREVEKEAEPMSPTGKLKIVSVHIPKKESIHSVKGAIESHHTPATNQGFIRKHDGGFYL; encoded by the exons atgaataacatcGAAATGTCAAACAGGAATCCTCATCCTTTCCCGACGTTGGAGAATGACACTAACTTTTTCGGTCCAAACACAACACAG AAAATGCCATATGGTGAACCAACACATATAGCACAAACAAAAGATCCTTGGATGAGACTCAACTCAACATGCACACTAGCTAGCTCAAGACGGGAAGTTTATCATCATGATCCTCAG GCTCCAAGGGATAGTTTGGATTTCATTCTCAAGGCAAACTACGATCATCACGGTGAATTACTCAAATCAAGATCAGAAACACTGATGCAACCTGAAACAATTGGCACCAATCATGG GCGTATCCTGAAAAATCGAGAGGTAGAAAAGGAGGCAGAGCCCATGTCACCCACCGGCAAGCTCAAGATCGTCAGTGTTCACATCCCCAAGAAAGAGAGTATCCACAGCGTGAAAGGGGCCATCGAAAGCCACCATACCCCGGCTACGAACCAAGGATTTATAAGGAAACACGATGGTGGTTTTTACTTATGA